The Acropora palmata chromosome 10, jaAcrPala1.3, whole genome shotgun sequence genome contains a region encoding:
- the LOC141893764 gene encoding acetoacetyl-CoA synthetase-like isoform X2, translating to MAFARKESPQLTWKPHSCQSTNIHKFKLLVNQTFGLQLETYEELRKWSVIQHTDFWEMFWKYANIIHSQKYDEVLDQSSPMEDIPEWFRGARLNFAENLLHFDDDEVALYTAGYIPNCSLAVEAMLATASLGAIWSSTSPDFGVEGVLDRFKQISPKIMFSVDAVRYNNKIHDHLQKLTQVVQNLTELEKVIVLPFVGRADEIELSGIPKSILLSEFKKSADEKPVLEFAQVPFNHPLFIMYSSGTTGPPKCMVHSVGGTLIQHLKEHLLHGNMSRNDVIIYYTTTGWMMWNWLVSVLAIGASVVLYDGSPLVPTPNVLWDLVDKIRITIVGTGAKWLSVLEERKIEPLKTHDLSSLHTILSTGSPLKPASYDYVYKSIKADVLLGSISGGTDIISCFAGQNPIVPVYRGEIQTRNLGMAVESWNDEGEAVYDQSGELVCTKAFPCMPIYFWNDPQGLKYKKAYFDKFPGVWAQGDFCSINTLTGGILMLGRSDGTLNPSGVRFGSAEIYNTVERLEEVEDSLCVGQQTDVGERVVLFLKMANGFRLDNELITRVKNTIRQRLSPRHIPQIILETKEIPYTASGKKVEVAVKKILSGEHVTSRGALANPDSLDFYYNIQELKY from the exons ATGGCGTTTGCGAGGAAAGAATCACCTCAATTGACGTGGAAACCACATTCATGTCAGTCAACCAACATTCATAAGTTCAAGTTGTTGGTCAATCAGACGTTTGGCCTTCAGTTAG AAACATATGAGGAGTTACGCAAATGGAGTGTCATACAACATACAGATTTCTGGGAGATGTTTTGGAAGTATGCAAATATCATACATTCACAGAAATATGATGAG GTTTTAGATCAATCCAGTCCAATGGAAGACATCCCTGAGTGGTTTCGGGGAGCTCGTTTAAATTTTGCTGAAAATCTCTTGcattttgatgatgatgaagttGCACTTTACACAGCAG GCTATATACCCAACTGTAGCTTAGCTGTGGAAGCCATGTTGGCCACTGCAAGTCTAGGTGCTATATGGAGTTCCACCTCACCAGATTTTGGAGTCGAG GGTGTGTTGGACAGGTTTAAGCAAATCAGTCCAAAGATTATGTTTTCTGTGGATGCTGTCagatacaacaacaaaatacatGACCATTTACAAAAACTGACTCAGGTTGTACAAA ATCTTACTGAACTGGAAAAAGttattgttttgccttttgttgGAAGAGCTGATGAGATAGAACTTTCTGGGATCCCAAAAAg TATCCTGTTGTCAGAGTTTAAGAAATCTGCAGATGAAAAACCAGTCCTTGAATTTGCACAAGTTCCTTTCAATCACCCATTGTTTATAATGTACTCATCAGGAACAACAGGTCCACCCAAATGCATGGTCCATTCTGTTGGG GGAACCCTGATCCAGCATCTCAAAGAACACCTACTTCATGGCAATATGAGTAGAAATGATGTCATAATTTATTACACCACG ACGGGCTGGATGATGTGGAACTGGTTGGTGTCTGTACTCGCTATTGGAGCTTCTGTCGTTCTGTATGATGGGTCGCCTCTAGTGCCAACACCAAATGTGTTGTGGGACCTTGTTGACAAAATAAG aaTAACCATTGTTGGTACAGGAGCTAAATGGTTGTCAGTAttggaggaaagaaaaatagaacCCT TGAAAACACATGACTTGTCTTCCCTTCACACAATACTATCCACGGGCTCCCCCCTGAAACCAGCTAGCTATGATTATGTGTACAAGAGTATCAAGGCCGATGTCCTTCTTGGTTCCATATCAG GTGGGACGGATATCATATCGTGTTTTGCCGGTCAAAACCCAATTGTTCCGGTGTATCGCGGTGAAATTCAAACACGTAATCTTGGAATGGCCGTTGAAAGCTGGAATGATGAAG GTGAGGCAGTATATGACCAAAGCGGTGAATTGGTATGCACAAAGGCTTTCCCTTGCATGCCAATTTACTTTTGGAACGACCCTCAAGGACTTAAGTACAAGAAGGCCTATTTTGACAAGTTCCCAG GAGTTTGGGCTCAGGGCGACTTTTGCTCAATTAACACTCTAACGGGAGGCATTTTAATGCTTGGAAGAAG CGATGGAACTTTGAATCCCTCGGGTGTACGGTTCGGAAGCGCGGAAATCTACAACACAG TTGAAAGATTAGAAGAAGTGGAGGATAGCTTGTGTGTTGGACAACAAACCGACGTTGGAGAACgagttgttttgttcttgaaAATGGCTAATGGATTCAG actCGACAACGAGCTGATCACACGTGTAAAGAACACCATTCGACAAAGGCTTTCGCCACGCCACATTCCACAGATCAtacttgaaacaaaagaaattccttACACCGCCAGCGGTAAGAAGGTGGAGGTCGCcgtgaaaaaaattcttagtGGAGAGCACGTGACAAGCCGAGGAGCTCTTGCCAATCCTGACTCACTGGACTTTTACTATAACATACAGGAACTGAAATACTGA
- the LOC141893764 gene encoding acetoacetyl-CoA synthetase-like isoform X1 → MAFARKESPQLTWKPHSCQSTNIHKFKLLVNQTFGLQLETYEELRKWSVIQHTDFWEMFWKYANIIHSQKYDEVLDQSSPMEDIPEWFRGARLNFAENLLHFDDDEVALYTAGEGQEVQAITFHQLRNKVTVLASALKNHGVKKGDRIVGYIPNCSLAVEAMLATASLGAIWSSTSPDFGVEGVLDRFKQISPKIMFSVDAVRYNNKIHDHLQKLTQVVQNLTELEKVIVLPFVGRADEIELSGIPKSILLSEFKKSADEKPVLEFAQVPFNHPLFIMYSSGTTGPPKCMVHSVGGTLIQHLKEHLLHGNMSRNDVIIYYTTTGWMMWNWLVSVLAIGASVVLYDGSPLVPTPNVLWDLVDKIRITIVGTGAKWLSVLEERKIEPLKTHDLSSLHTILSTGSPLKPASYDYVYKSIKADVLLGSISGGTDIISCFAGQNPIVPVYRGEIQTRNLGMAVESWNDEGEAVYDQSGELVCTKAFPCMPIYFWNDPQGLKYKKAYFDKFPGVWAQGDFCSINTLTGGILMLGRSDGTLNPSGVRFGSAEIYNTVERLEEVEDSLCVGQQTDVGERVVLFLKMANGFRLDNELITRVKNTIRQRLSPRHIPQIILETKEIPYTASGKKVEVAVKKILSGEHVTSRGALANPDSLDFYYNIQELKY, encoded by the exons ATGGCGTTTGCGAGGAAAGAATCACCTCAATTGACGTGGAAACCACATTCATGTCAGTCAACCAACATTCATAAGTTCAAGTTGTTGGTCAATCAGACGTTTGGCCTTCAGTTAG AAACATATGAGGAGTTACGCAAATGGAGTGTCATACAACATACAGATTTCTGGGAGATGTTTTGGAAGTATGCAAATATCATACATTCACAGAAATATGATGAG GTTTTAGATCAATCCAGTCCAATGGAAGACATCCCTGAGTGGTTTCGGGGAGCTCGTTTAAATTTTGCTGAAAATCTCTTGcattttgatgatgatgaagttGCACTTTACACAGCAG GAGAGGGGCAAGAGGTTCAGGCCATAACCTTCCATCAGCTGAGAAACAAAGTAACAGTGCTAGCCTCTGCATTGAAAAATCATGGAGTCAAGAAAGGGGATAGAATTGTTG GCTATATACCCAACTGTAGCTTAGCTGTGGAAGCCATGTTGGCCACTGCAAGTCTAGGTGCTATATGGAGTTCCACCTCACCAGATTTTGGAGTCGAG GGTGTGTTGGACAGGTTTAAGCAAATCAGTCCAAAGATTATGTTTTCTGTGGATGCTGTCagatacaacaacaaaatacatGACCATTTACAAAAACTGACTCAGGTTGTACAAA ATCTTACTGAACTGGAAAAAGttattgttttgccttttgttgGAAGAGCTGATGAGATAGAACTTTCTGGGATCCCAAAAAg TATCCTGTTGTCAGAGTTTAAGAAATCTGCAGATGAAAAACCAGTCCTTGAATTTGCACAAGTTCCTTTCAATCACCCATTGTTTATAATGTACTCATCAGGAACAACAGGTCCACCCAAATGCATGGTCCATTCTGTTGGG GGAACCCTGATCCAGCATCTCAAAGAACACCTACTTCATGGCAATATGAGTAGAAATGATGTCATAATTTATTACACCACG ACGGGCTGGATGATGTGGAACTGGTTGGTGTCTGTACTCGCTATTGGAGCTTCTGTCGTTCTGTATGATGGGTCGCCTCTAGTGCCAACACCAAATGTGTTGTGGGACCTTGTTGACAAAATAAG aaTAACCATTGTTGGTACAGGAGCTAAATGGTTGTCAGTAttggaggaaagaaaaatagaacCCT TGAAAACACATGACTTGTCTTCCCTTCACACAATACTATCCACGGGCTCCCCCCTGAAACCAGCTAGCTATGATTATGTGTACAAGAGTATCAAGGCCGATGTCCTTCTTGGTTCCATATCAG GTGGGACGGATATCATATCGTGTTTTGCCGGTCAAAACCCAATTGTTCCGGTGTATCGCGGTGAAATTCAAACACGTAATCTTGGAATGGCCGTTGAAAGCTGGAATGATGAAG GTGAGGCAGTATATGACCAAAGCGGTGAATTGGTATGCACAAAGGCTTTCCCTTGCATGCCAATTTACTTTTGGAACGACCCTCAAGGACTTAAGTACAAGAAGGCCTATTTTGACAAGTTCCCAG GAGTTTGGGCTCAGGGCGACTTTTGCTCAATTAACACTCTAACGGGAGGCATTTTAATGCTTGGAAGAAG CGATGGAACTTTGAATCCCTCGGGTGTACGGTTCGGAAGCGCGGAAATCTACAACACAG TTGAAAGATTAGAAGAAGTGGAGGATAGCTTGTGTGTTGGACAACAAACCGACGTTGGAGAACgagttgttttgttcttgaaAATGGCTAATGGATTCAG actCGACAACGAGCTGATCACACGTGTAAAGAACACCATTCGACAAAGGCTTTCGCCACGCCACATTCCACAGATCAtacttgaaacaaaagaaattccttACACCGCCAGCGGTAAGAAGGTGGAGGTCGCcgtgaaaaaaattcttagtGGAGAGCACGTGACAAGCCGAGGAGCTCTTGCCAATCCTGACTCACTGGACTTTTACTATAACATACAGGAACTGAAATACTGA